One segment of Methanolinea mesophila DNA contains the following:
- a CDS encoding M42 family metallopeptidase, protein MVHELLRMLSNAHGVSGSEGSVLNIVKKELKKHVDEMYTDPLGNLITVKKGNDFRIMLAAHADEIGLAVKSIDDKGFIRFVALGGWYNPTLYNQRVILHGTKGPVSGVLGGKPPHKMDEEERKKMPKIEDLFIDAGATSKEDALALGVEIGTPVTIDRQVADLANGRITGKAFDNRAGVAMLIRTLQEVKSPYTIFGVFTVQEEVGLKGAKTSAFSISPDCAVATDVTFPGDHPGIDKNDVPVEMGKGPIITIMDASGRGLIASRSMVDWLRKTAADHDIPVQLEVGSGGTTDATAIHLEKGGIPSTTLSIPTRYIHSPVEVLDVKDIEAGVRLLVQALKVKPKL, encoded by the coding sequence ATGGTTCATGAACTACTACGCATGCTCTCCAATGCGCACGGGGTTTCCGGCAGCGAGGGAAGTGTTCTCAACATCGTAAAAAAAGAGTTGAAAAAACATGTTGATGAGATGTACACCGACCCGCTCGGCAACCTGATCACCGTAAAGAAAGGAAACGACTTCCGGATCATGCTCGCCGCCCATGCAGACGAGATCGGACTGGCGGTAAAATCCATAGATGACAAGGGCTTCATCAGGTTCGTCGCCCTGGGGGGATGGTATAACCCCACCCTCTATAATCAGAGGGTAATACTTCACGGCACGAAGGGACCTGTTTCCGGTGTGCTGGGGGGGAAACCTCCTCACAAAATGGATGAAGAAGAGCGGAAAAAGATGCCGAAGATAGAAGATCTCTTCATCGACGCGGGTGCGACCAGCAAAGAGGATGCGCTCGCCCTGGGAGTCGAGATCGGGACGCCCGTCACCATCGACCGCCAGGTCGCGGATCTTGCGAACGGGAGGATTACCGGAAAGGCCTTCGACAACCGGGCTGGAGTGGCGATGTTGATCCGGACCCTGCAGGAGGTGAAATCACCGTATACCATCTTCGGCGTCTTCACCGTGCAGGAAGAAGTCGGGTTGAAGGGGGCGAAAACAAGCGCCTTTTCCATCTCGCCGGACTGCGCGGTGGCGACCGATGTGACATTTCCCGGGGATCATCCGGGTATAGATAAAAATGACGTACCGGTGGAGATGGGAAAGGGCCCGATTATCACCATAATGGATGCAAGCGGGAGAGGACTGATCGCGAGCCGGAGCATGGTGGACTGGCTCCGTAAGACGGCGGCGGATCATGACATCCCCGTTCAGCTCGAGGTGGGGAGCGGAGGGACCACCGATGCGACTGCGATCCATCTCGAAAAAGGAGGGATCCCGAGCACCACCCTCTCTATCCCGACCCGTTACATTCATTCTCCGGTGGAAGTGCTGGACGTGAAAGACATCGAGGCGGGTGTCCGGCTCCTGGTCCAGGCACTGAAGGTCAAGCCCAAACTCTAA
- a CDS encoding pyridoxal phosphate-dependent aminotransferase: MEPYRCTKRCRGIEISGIRKLFEAAGPWSINLGLGQPDFDTPEHIKQAAIAAIREGKTGYTPNTGIPELREAISAKFARENGLAYAPDQIIVTAGASEALHIIMHALVEEGDRVLFQDPGFVSYASLATLAGGCPVGVPLDGKFHINVEAAKELMDGARIFVLNSPANPTGAVEPEDSIRAIVEYANDAGVTVVSDEVYEHFIYGAHHTSAARFGEDVITVNATSKTYAMTGWRIGYLAGPKEYTDQCLKVHQYCQACATSISQYAALAAYTGNQGCVEEMRTEYQARRDLLYSGLKGLGIDFPLPEGAFYIFSPMSPALLERVLAAGVVIVPGTAFGCNAPDYARFSYAASRQVLQQAVDRIGSVMEE, encoded by the coding sequence ATGGAGCCATACAGGTGTACCAAAAGATGCCGTGGAATAGAGATCTCCGGGATAAGAAAACTGTTCGAAGCGGCCGGGCCATGGTCCATCAACCTAGGTCTCGGGCAGCCGGACTTCGACACCCCGGAACATATCAAACAGGCGGCTATTGCCGCGATAAGGGAAGGGAAAACCGGGTATACCCCGAATACCGGGATCCCGGAACTGCGCGAGGCTATCAGCGCCAAGTTTGCCCGGGAGAACGGGCTCGCATACGCCCCCGATCAGATTATCGTCACCGCAGGTGCGAGCGAGGCGCTGCATATCATCATGCATGCACTGGTGGAAGAGGGAGACAGGGTGTTATTCCAGGACCCGGGTTTCGTGTCCTACGCATCCCTTGCGACGCTTGCGGGAGGGTGCCCGGTGGGTGTTCCCCTTGACGGTAAGTTCCACATCAACGTGGAAGCAGCAAAGGAGCTGATGGACGGGGCGAGAATCTTTGTATTAAACTCCCCTGCAAATCCCACCGGTGCGGTCGAACCGGAAGATTCTATAAGGGCGATCGTGGAGTATGCCAACGACGCGGGAGTGACCGTGGTCAGCGACGAGGTATATGAACATTTTATTTACGGTGCACACCACACGAGCGCGGCACGCTTCGGGGAGGACGTCATCACGGTCAATGCAACCAGCAAGACCTATGCTATGACAGGCTGGCGAATCGGTTACCTCGCGGGCCCGAAAGAGTATACCGACCAGTGCCTCAAGGTTCACCAGTATTGCCAGGCCTGCGCCACATCGATCTCACAATATGCCGCCCTGGCCGCTTATACGGGAAACCAGGGATGCGTGGAGGAGATGCGGACCGAATACCAGGCCAGGAGGGACCTGCTGTATTCCGGGTTAAAGGGCCTCGGTATAGACTTCCCCCTCCCCGAGGGAGCATTCTATATCTTCTCGCCTATGTCCCCTGCACTCCTGGAAAGGGTTCTCGCAGCGGGTGTCGTCATCGTGCCCGGCACAGCATTCGGATGTAATGCACCGGATTATGCACGTTTCAGTTATGCGGCGTCGCGACAGGTGCTGCAACAGGCCGTGGACAGAATCGGCAGTGTTATGGAGGAGTAA
- the hxlB gene encoding 6-phospho-3-hexuloisomerase, whose product MVDHRVQDMMRLMSSKIKKIADSLSDEEITRFLDEILKARRIYVMGAGRSGLVAKAFAMRLMHLGFQAYVVGETITPAMKQGDLMVVFSGSGKTKTVADIAETAKDIGGRLALISSDKSSKIAQISDSVVIIESQRDAVKDDTAEFEIRQMMGEHKSFAPLGTIFETASMVFADAIISRLMEITRMEEKDLKTRHANIE is encoded by the coding sequence ATGGTGGATCACCGGGTTCAGGATATGATGCGGCTGATGTCGTCCAAGATTAAAAAAATCGCAGATTCTCTCTCTGACGAGGAAATAACGCGGTTTCTTGACGAAATTCTGAAAGCCAGAAGGATCTATGTGATGGGTGCCGGACGCTCGGGACTGGTGGCGAAGGCATTTGCAATGCGCCTGATGCACCTTGGGTTCCAGGCGTATGTGGTGGGAGAGACAATCACCCCGGCAATGAAACAGGGAGACCTCATGGTGGTCTTCTCGGGTTCGGGGAAGACCAAGACCGTGGCGGATATCGCAGAGACGGCAAAGGACATCGGAGGCAGGCTCGCGTTGATCTCTTCCGACAAGTCCTCGAAAATCGCACAGATATCCGACTCGGTGGTGATCATCGAGTCCCAGAGGGACGCGGTGAAGGACGACACGGCGGAGTTCGAGATCCGGCAGATGATGGGAGAACACAAGTCGTTCGCGCCGCTCGGGACAATCTTCGAGACCGCCTCAATGGTCTTTGCCGATGCCATCATCTCGCGGCTGATGGAGATCACCCGGATGGAAGAGAAGGACCTGAAGACAAGGCATGCCAATATCGAATGA
- a CDS encoding DNA-methyltransferase: MTLPVPYFSRDGFTLYHGDCIDILGHLPAGSVDLIFADPPYNLSNGGFTCKSGKRASVDKGPWDVSAGIKEDFSFHLAWIGACRRVLKDHGTIWISGTYHSAYACGFALQMLGFHILNDICWFKPNAPPNLSGRFFTASHESLIWARKSKDSPHYFNYSLMKSGEWEEDSMKRPGKQMRSVWSIPSPKGEEKRQGKHPTQKPCALLRRVLLACSREGDVVLDPFTGSSTTGIAAAVLGRTFIGIDSSVEYLDLSIRRYSDLGVLE; the protein is encoded by the coding sequence ATGACCCTCCCTGTCCCCTACTTCTCCCGCGACGGATTCACCCTCTATCACGGTGATTGCATCGATATCCTCGGCCACCTCCCCGCGGGATCGGTGGATCTCATCTTTGCCGATCCGCCGTATAATCTTTCGAACGGGGGGTTCACCTGCAAAAGCGGGAAGAGAGCGTCGGTGGACAAGGGACCCTGGGATGTGAGTGCAGGGATTAAGGAAGACTTCTCATTCCACCTCGCCTGGATCGGCGCCTGTCGCAGGGTGCTGAAGGACCATGGAACCATCTGGATAAGCGGGACCTACCATTCGGCCTACGCATGCGGATTTGCTCTTCAGATGCTCGGGTTTCACATCCTGAACGATATCTGCTGGTTCAAGCCCAACGCGCCGCCGAACCTGAGCGGACGATTCTTCACGGCCAGCCATGAATCTCTCATATGGGCAAGGAAATCGAAAGATTCTCCGCATTACTTCAATTACAGTCTGATGAAATCGGGAGAGTGGGAGGAGGACAGCATGAAACGCCCGGGGAAACAGATGCGAAGCGTATGGAGCATCCCTTCGCCCAAGGGAGAGGAGAAAAGGCAGGGTAAACACCCGACACAGAAACCCTGCGCCCTTCTCCGAAGAGTACTCCTCGCCTGCTCCCGGGAAGGGGACGTTGTCCTTGACCCCTTTACCGGAAGCTCCACCACGGGCATCGCGGCGGCCGTGCTCGGGAGGACCTTTATCGGGATAGACTCTTCCGTGGAATACCTGGATCTCTCGATCCGCAGATACTCTGATCTGGGCGTTTTGGAATGA
- a CDS encoding M20 metallopeptidase family protein has protein sequence MPPDPGPRERTCLLIDAELPYLLELYRHLHRNPELSGMEEKTAATLARELESVGVEVISNLGGHGVAGILRNGTGPVVLVRADMDALPIEEETGLPYASVVRTTDSTGAPVGVMHACGHDIHMAVLVGIARIFSRMRDRWGGTLVFVGQPSEEMVSGAKKMVDEGLYTRVPHPDAALALHVGPDLPPGVIGYREGIFSAGADSIDIEVRGIGGHAAHPDQTRDPVVISATMILAFQTIITREIPPNEFAILTVASVHGGTKHNAIPDQVDLQANIRYFKPEIRELLLEAIRRVANGVALAAGVPADRMPVVRVETESVLPLVNDPGLSERIALAFIRNLGKDRVKKIEPLSGSEDFGFFGMVRPPVPLCYFRIGTGSSPVEGQGQAYLHSSRFAPDPGPAIVSGLEAMCIALLELTGIPDQQTSEP, from the coding sequence ATGCCGCCTGATCCCGGACCCCGCGAGAGGACATGCCTGCTGATAGATGCAGAGCTGCCGTACCTTCTGGAACTGTACCGTCATCTGCACCGGAACCCCGAACTTTCCGGGATGGAGGAAAAGACCGCAGCGACCCTGGCCCGGGAACTGGAATCGGTGGGGGTCGAGGTGATTTCAAACCTGGGAGGGCATGGCGTGGCGGGGATTCTCCGCAACGGTACCGGTCCGGTCGTTCTTGTCAGGGCGGATATGGATGCACTCCCCATCGAAGAGGAGACCGGCCTCCCGTATGCAAGTGTTGTTCGGACCACGGATAGCACAGGGGCGCCCGTGGGAGTGATGCATGCCTGCGGGCATGACATCCATATGGCGGTACTGGTAGGAATCGCAAGGATCTTTTCCAGGATGCGGGACCGGTGGGGGGGAACCCTGGTCTTCGTGGGGCAGCCCTCGGAGGAAATGGTCTCCGGTGCAAAAAAAATGGTGGATGAAGGTCTTTACACCCGGGTCCCCCATCCCGACGCAGCCCTCGCTCTCCACGTGGGCCCGGACCTCCCCCCAGGCGTTATTGGGTACCGGGAGGGGATCTTCTCGGCCGGGGCGGATTCGATCGATATCGAGGTACGGGGCATCGGAGGGCATGCCGCGCATCCCGACCAGACCCGCGACCCTGTCGTGATCTCCGCCACGATGATCCTTGCATTCCAGACGATCATCACCAGGGAAATTCCCCCGAACGAGTTTGCCATCCTGACCGTGGCATCGGTCCACGGGGGGACGAAACACAATGCAATCCCCGACCAGGTGGACCTTCAGGCAAATATTCGTTACTTCAAGCCCGAAATCAGGGAACTTCTTCTCGAGGCAATCCGAAGGGTGGCGAATGGCGTGGCCCTGGCGGCAGGGGTTCCCGCGGACAGGATGCCGGTTGTCCGGGTAGAGACCGAATCGGTCCTCCCACTGGTCAACGACCCCGGGCTCTCGGAGAGGATCGCCCTTGCGTTCATCAGGAATCTTGGGAAAGACAGGGTGAAAAAGATCGAACCTCTCTCGGGGAGCGAGGATTTCGGATTTTTCGGGATGGTCCGGCCGCCCGTCCCCTTGTGCTATTTCCGGATCGGGACGGGAAGCAGTCCGGTCGAAGGCCAGGGGCAGGCATACCTGCACAGCAGCCGTTTTGCCCCGGACCCGGGCCCGGCCATCGTGTCCGGTCTTGAGGCGATGTGCATCGCGCTGCTGGAACTTACGGGAATACCCGATCAGCAGACATCCGAACCCTGA